A part of Camelus bactrianus isolate YW-2024 breed Bactrian camel chromosome 7, ASM4877302v1, whole genome shotgun sequence genomic DNA contains:
- the STEAP1 gene encoding STEAP1 protein: MESRQNITNPEELWKMKPRRNLEEDDYLNKDSGETSALKRPVLLHMHPTNHFNEFDCPPELQHKQELFPNWRLPMKIAAIVSSLTFLYTLLREVIHPFVTAHQQYFYKIPILVINKVLPMVSITLLALVYLPGVIAAVVQLHNGTKYKKFPHWLDRWMVTRKQFGLLSFFFAVLHAMYSLSYPMRRSYRYKLLNWAYQQVQQNKEDAWIEHDVWRMEIYVSLGIVALAILALLAVTSIPSVSDTLTWREFHYIQSKLGIVSLLLGTIHALIFAWNKWVDIKQFVWYTPPTFMIAVFLPTVVLLCKVILVLPCLRKKLLKIRHGWEDVTKINKTEMSSQL, encoded by the exons ATGGAGAGCAGACAAAACATAACCAACCCAGAAGAACTTTGGAAAATGAAGCCTAGGAGAAATCTAGAAGAAGATGATTATttg AATAAGGACTCAGGAGAGACCAGCGCGCTGAAAAGACCTGTGCTTTTGCACATGCACCCAACAAACCATTTCAATGAATTCGATTGCCCCCCAGAGCTTCAGCACAAACAGGAACTctttccaaactggcgtttgcCAATGAAAATTGCTGCTATAGTCTCATCTCTGACTTTCCTTTACACTCTTCTGAGGGAAGTAATTCACCCTTTTGTAACTGCCCATCAACAGTATTTTTACAAAATTCCCATCCTGGTCATCAACAAAGTCTTGCCAATGGTTTCCATCACCCTCTTGGCACTGGTTTATCTGCCAGGTGTGATAGCAGCAGTGGTACAGCTTCATAATGGAACCAAATATAAGAAATTTCCACACTGGCTGGATAGGTGGATGGTAACAAGAAAGCAATTTGgtcttctcagtttcttttttgcTGTACTGCATGCAATGTACAGTTTATCCTATCCAATGAGGCGATCCTACAGATACAAGCTGCTAAACTGGGCGTATCAACAG GTCCAACAAAATAAAGAGGATGCCTGGATTGAGCATGACGTTTGGAGAATGGAAATTTATGTGTCTCTGGGAATTGTGGCACTTGCAATACTGGCTCTTTTGGCTGTAACATCTATCCCATCTGTGAGCGACACTTTGACATGGAGAGAATTTCACTATATTCag AGCAAACTAGGAATTGTTTCCCTTCTGCTGGGTACAATACATGCATTGATTTTTGCCTGGAATAAATGGGTGGATATAAAACAATTTGTATGGTATACACCTCCAACTTTTATGATAGCTGTTTTCCTTCCAACTGTTGTCCTGCTATGCAAAGTCATCCTAGTCCTGCCATGCTTGAGGAAGAAGTTACTGAAGATTAGACATGGTTGGGAAGATGTCaccaaaattaataaaactgagaTGTCTTCCCAGTTGTAG